The following coding sequences are from one Lipingzhangella halophila window:
- a CDS encoding ABC transporter permease, with protein sequence MTPVRDATTIFVRESLPSWRSPLGLLFSMLQPLVFLALFGPLLAGIGGLPGGSSWQWFVPAILLMLALFGTTGTGYNLLTEMQTGSHERLMVTPMSRSAILAGRSLKDVVELLVQAVLIIAITIPLGFTLHPVGALLGLGLLALVGLGVGALSHALAIACRRQQEMFYMVQQTLLFPLLLLSGLLLPLEMGPAWMSTVGALNPFTYVVEALRTLFSGTVADLAVLHGWAAAAALAVLGLALGDRGMSRAES encoded by the coding sequence ATGACCCCGGTACGCGACGCCACTACGATCTTCGTCCGCGAGTCGCTGCCGAGCTGGCGCTCGCCACTGGGGCTGCTCTTCTCCATGCTGCAGCCGCTGGTGTTCCTCGCTCTGTTCGGCCCCTTGCTGGCGGGGATCGGCGGCCTGCCGGGCGGTTCGAGCTGGCAGTGGTTCGTCCCGGCGATCCTGCTGATGCTGGCCCTGTTCGGCACCACCGGCACCGGCTACAACCTGCTGACCGAGATGCAGACCGGCTCGCATGAGCGGCTGATGGTCACCCCCATGAGCCGGTCGGCGATCCTGGCCGGGCGCAGCCTGAAGGACGTGGTCGAGCTGCTGGTGCAGGCGGTGCTGATCATCGCCATCACCATCCCTCTCGGGTTCACGTTGCACCCGGTCGGGGCACTGCTGGGCCTGGGGCTGCTCGCGCTGGTGGGCCTTGGGGTTGGCGCGCTCTCGCACGCGCTGGCGATCGCGTGCCGCCGCCAGCAGGAGATGTTCTACATGGTCCAGCAGACCCTGCTGTTCCCGCTGCTGTTGCTCTCCGGGCTGCTGCTGCCCCTGGAGATGGGGCCGGCGTGGATGTCGACGGTCGGCGCCCTCAACCCCTTCACCTACGTGGTCGAGGCGCTACGGACCCTGTTCTCCGGCACGGTCGCCGATCTCGCGGTGCTCCACGGGTGGGCGGCCGCGGCGGCCCTGGCGGTGCTCGGCCTGGCGCTGGGCGACCGCGGAATGAGCAGGGCGGAGAGCTGA